GCGAAAAGGCAGTGAGAGAAGCAATAAGTATCGCAAAAAGGTGTGGAAGCAGTATCGTTGCCATATCTGTTGAACACAGGGAATCAGAACTCCAAAGGGCGAAAGACAACGTGAGGCATATAAGGGATTTCGCTGACAAAGAAGGGGTGGAAGCTGAGACCTTTGCAATTACAGGTACGCCTTATGAATCGATTGTTACTACCGCACAGGTGAAAAATGCCGACCTTATCGTTATCGGCCGCCATGGGAGAACCGGGTTAAGGAAACTCCTCTTGGGAAGTGTTGCCGAGAGGGTCATTGCCCTTGCTCACTGTTCCGTATTGGTTTTAACCTGATATTCCTGATATTATTCTGTATAAAAAAAGAGGCGGTTTTAAATTAAAACCGCTTTTTTTTATGATTGATTACGGTACTGCTTAACCTGTTATCCCGTAAAAAAGGTACATCGACCCTATCATAACAACAAGATATAACACGGTCATTACAGAGCCTGCCTTGATGTAGTCGACCGTCCTGTACCCTCCCGGTCCCATGATATAAGCATTAACCTGATGGGTGGGCAGCACAAAGGTGTTCGAGGCGGCAACTGCCACTGTCATTGCAGCCATCCTCGGGTCTGCCCCCGCACCTAACGCCATATTGATGGCAAGCGGCACAAGAAGCACGGTGGCCCCGACATTGGAGACCACAAGGGTAAAGATGGATGTCAGTATCCCTATCACTGTCAGAAGCACAATTGGAGATACATCACCTATAAACCCGAGCACCTGCTGTGCTATAAATGCTGCGGTTCCGGTCTTTTCAACTGCAACACCAAGCGGTATCAGCCCGGCAAGCAGAAATACGGTCCTCCAGTCCACCGCATGGTATGCCTCATCGATTGTAAGCACCCCTGTAAGGATCATACCCAGGGCTCCTGTCATTAATGCCACCGAGAGTTTAAACTTACCAGACAGAACAAGCACGATTGCTACGGCAAAACATATAAGGGCCGCCTTTGCCTTGTGGGTCTTCATCACCTCCACCTCAAAGGGCGTAATGAATGTAAGGACACCGGAGTCCTTAAGGATTGAAAACTTTTCCAGCAGACCCTGAAGCAGCAGTATGTCCCCGGATTGCAGAACAATGTCGGAAAGACCGCCATAAAATATCTTGTCTCTTCGTCTTATTGCGATAGGGTTGACCTGATACTTTTCCCTGAAGTGCATCTCCCTAAGAGATTTACCCTCGATCTCCGAGCGCGGTGGAACAATCGCCTCCACCATTCCGGCACTACCGGGAGACAACTCCTCCTCAAAGACCTCAAGCCCTTCCTTTACCTTCATCCCGAAGTCTTCTGCAAACCTCATTATGTTTTCTTTTGGTCCGAGGACCGCAATATCGTCGTTGGGAGAAAGGCTAATTTTTCTTGACGGCGCAAAGTACTTCCTCTCCTCTTTGTGTTTTGCCACGGCAACAACAGTCACAAGGTACTGCGCCCTTATGTTCATCTCCTCCAGTGTTGCGCCGGACTTGAAATCTGACGGTACTTTGAGTTCATGGAGGGCATCCGCCGTATAGTAGATCTTACCGAAGTCGACCAGCTGCCTCCCCCCTGCCCCACCCCTCTTTGGAAGTATAAACCGCCCGAATAAAACAAAATAGGCCAGGGCCGCGACCACGAGGGCGATTCCGATAGGGGTAACATAAAACATGCCGAAGGGCTTCAGACCCATCGGTAGCAGGAGGTCATTAAGAAGAATCAGAGGACTTGACCCGACCAGCGTAAGACATCCGCCGATTATTCCAAGAAGCCCCATGGGTATAAGCACCCTTGACGGGGAGATATTGACCCGGTTACAGACCCTCTGAGTGGCCGGCAAAAAAAGTGCCACGGCCCCAATATTCTGCATGAAGGAAGAGATAACGGCGACCGTGGCTGAGACGAGCGTGATAAGGCGGGATTCACTGTTTCCGGCAAGACGGGTTATCGGTTTTGCCACCTTATTCATTATCCCCGTCCTGTCAAGCCCTGAACCGATAATGATAACGGCAATGATCGAAACAACGGCGTTACTGCTTAGGCCCATAAAGGCCTCCTCTCCACTGACAAGGCCTAAGAGAGGCAGGGTCACCATGACGATTATAGCCACAACATCCACCCTCACCCATTCGACAATAAAGAGAAATACCGCTGCTACAAGAACAGCCATAACAGTAATCATCTCTGGTGTCAGCATTCACAAACCTCCTTTTTACGAGGATGCCGGCTGAATGCCCCGATCTTTGATCGGGGATGAAAGCCGGCTATATAAATAAAATGCTCAGCTCGCAGTTAGCGAGCGAATGTAAGTTGAATAGTTCATTATCCTTACATTTGCATGCTTGTCTAAGCATGAAACATATTCCTTACCTGGAAGCCCCGACCTTTGGTCGCAGAGCTTGACAGTCATTTGTCATTCCCGCAATCCCGAATGCATTCGGACCCCGGGAATCCTTCTCAAAGACAGATTCCCCGAACGCTTTCGGGGAATGACATTGTGCGTTGTGGTGCTTAATGTTAAGTTGAATTTTAAGTCTCTCTTTAACTAAAACACGAAGGAGCCAAAATATGCGAACTCCCGCAAAGCGGGTACATCTGCATTATAACAGCGAACCACCCGACCTATCAATTCCTGACAGGGCAGGCGTTTAGACTAAGCAGATGCTAATCCTTCTACGTGCGTGGCCTGTCAGGTTTATATTATCGGCAAGGTATGACCGGAGACTCATGCGCGTCTGGTGAAAAATACTGCGCAACTACATGTCAAAGCCGGGATATACTAAGAATGATGGACTCGTATCCGTGTTCTTTTAAATGAAACAAAAAAGAGGAAGGGACTTACAGATCTGTAAGTCCCTTATGTCTCTCTTACGCATCCGGAGCCAAGCAGAAGACAGGAATGCTTGCCCTTTTGGGGTTACTATTTTCTGCAAGCTGCTCGGGTTCGGCAAGAACAAAGGAAACCCTCTTGTTCTCCTTGTGGGCATCCTTGACAGCCCTGTCAAAATCGCCAAACTTCACGGAATGATTGAACTGTAAATCCTTCTCCAACGCCTTCAGCCTGAACTGCTCTACTGCCTCTTCAGCCCTCTTGTGGACTTCCTCCTTGACCTTATCCTGGAGAAACGAAAAGAGCCTTTTCCCCATAGGCACAACATTCAGCGCCACGATATCGTGATCCATCCTCTCAGCCAGACTTATGGCATAATGGATGATTTTTTCCGAGAACCCGTCTTCCCCGCCGACTACAAGAATCTTCTTGCGTTCTTCGTAGTTCTTCCTGACCAATTCCCGTGCATATTCGTGTTCACCAGCCTGTGCAAAGACGATTGCCTCCTCAGTCCTGTCATGCCTTTTTATGAGTGTCTCAACGCGTTCATCCTTCACACTGACAGCCTTCATCTCTTTCTTGGTCTGAGTCATCTCATTCATTATATTCTCTGCGGTCCGAAAATCACCGGCCTCTGCGAAGGCAGCAGCCGCCATTGAATCTTCAAAATCCTTGATCAGTCTTTTCACCATTTTTGCCTCCTTATCTGTGTTTGAGTGTTAAAGAACTCTTCCTTAACCTGCTGCTTACTATAGAAGCAAAAACGATGCCAGGAATTAATATATTGATTTTACAGGATAAATCGAGGGAGGCTATAAAAGAAACACACTTACTGTTGCTTAATGCAACATATCATTTGTCCTCAAGGCCATACTTTTTCAGTTTCCTCCAGAGGGAGACCCTGTCGATACCA
This genomic window from bacterium BMS3Abin08 contains:
- a CDS encoding citrate transporter, which encodes MLTPEMITVMAVLVAAVFLFIVEWVRVDVVAIIVMVTLPLLGLVSGEEAFMGLSSNAVVSIIAVIIIGSGLDRTGIMNKVAKPITRLAGNSESRLITLVSATVAVISSFMQNIGAVALFLPATQRVCNRVNISPSRVLIPMGLLGIIGGCLTLVGSSPLILLNDLLLPMGLKPFGMFYVTPIGIALVVAALAYFVLFGRFILPKRGGAGGRQLVDFGKIYYTADALHELKVPSDFKSGATLEEMNIRAQYLVTVVAVAKHKEERKYFAPSRKISLSPNDDIAVLGPKENIMRFAEDFGMKVKEGLEVFEEELSPGSAGMVEAIVPPRSEIEGKSLREMHFREKYQVNPIAIRRRDKIFYGGLSDIVLQSGDILLLQGLLEKFSILKDSGVLTFITPFEVEVMKTHKAKAALICFAVAIVLVLSGKFKLSVALMTGALGMILTGVLTIDEAYHAVDWRTVFLLAGLIPLGVAVEKTGTAAFIAQQVLGFIGDVSPIVLLTVIGILTSIFTLVVSNVGATVLLVPLAINMALGAGADPRMAAMTVAVAASNTFVLPTHQVNAYIMGPGGYRTVDYIKAGSVMTVLYLVVMIGSMYLFYGITG